GTGTCACAGAAGATCAACTCGAGCAGGTACATTCTCCCATTGGATTAGAAATAGGTGCGGAAACAACGGAAGAAATCGCCATCAGTATTATCGGAGAAATCATTAAATTAACCAAGGAAACCAAGCCAACAAAAGTGAAACAATTAACTAGTTAAGAATAATCATCGAGTGCCTGTCAAAACAATGACAGGCACCTTTATTAGTAAATTGTAAAACTAACTAAAATAAATTGAACGATTTTGCTAGCTTAGACGTACTATCTGTAGTTAATAAAATTTTCCAATATAAGTATAATATATAAATGAATAAGGGCGATGAAAATGATGAGTAAAGAGTTTGAAGTGACAATACCAGGACAATTTCCATTAGCCGCAACATTAACAATCCCAGAAGGCAGCAATGAAAAATACCCTTTAGTTGTGATGGTTCACGGAAGTGGTCCAACAGATCGGGATTCCAATGCGAAGGGAATGCCAATGAATATTTTTAAGGAATTAAGTGAAGTAGTGGCTGAAGAGGGGTTTGCGAGCATTCGTTTTGATAAACGAGGAGTAGGAGCAAGTAAAGGGGACTATTATGAAACAGGAGTGCAGGATTTAATAGACGACACACAGGCTGTTTTAGAATTTGCTAAAAAGCATCCAAACATAGACAGAGAGAATGTGATATTACTAGGACATAGTGAAGGTAGTATTTTGGTGCCATTTGTAAATGAAAAAGTTCCAGTTGACGGAATCATACTTCTTGCAGGAACCGCTGAACCTCTAGCAGAAACCATGACATGGCAGCGTGAGGCAATCATGAATGATGTTAAATCTGTAAAAGGGTTTCAAGGCTGGATACTTCGTTTATTAAAAGTAGATAAAAAAATCACAAAAATGCAGGATGATTTAATAAAGGCGCTGCTCGCATCGGATGAGCCGGTTATAAAGTTTAAAGGGAAAAAGATTAACGCGAAATGGAATCGAGAGCATGTACACTTTGATGTTTCACAACCATTACAAAAGGTCACTTGTCCAGTGCTGGCTATTACCGGTACAAAGGATGTAAACGTAAAGGTCAGCGACCTAGTAAAGATCAAAGCACTTGTACCAGGTGAATGTGAAACACATATTATTCAAGATATGACCCATTTGCTTCGTAAAACAGATGTTGAATACAGTATAAGCAAAATCATGAACCATAATAAAAAGTCGCTGAAACACCCCATGGACTCTGAACTAAAAGATATAATTAGTAATTGGTTAAGAAATTGGATGGGTAGACAGGCGAAAATTGATAAATCCGAAATGCTGGTAAAATGAGTACCACCATCGCTAATTTGCTATTAAGAGAATAGATTAATCCTCATCAAATAGGATTTGAAGGCGTGCAAATATATGCATGCCTTTTTGGTCTTCTTTATGATAGTAAGTAAATTGTGGAAGGATCAAGTTATTTAGTAGAAAAGCCTTGCTCAAAAGGAAATAGAAATGTCTTTAAAGGCATAGAAATGTGATAATGCATCACAGCAAAGATTCCGCCAATTAAGTCGGATACTAAATCAAGGTTCGTATCTAAAAGACTGGGTTGATTTTTTATCAATGGATTAAAAACTTGGTCTTCCATAAACTCCAATAATTCATAAATTGTTCCCAATGCGAATGAAAGACTTATAATAAATAAAATGGTCAGTCTTTTGTTGGTTAATTTAATTTGAACAATTTGCTGGATTACAAAAAATATCCAAAGTGTTAAGGCATAAGTTCCGAAAACATGTTGCAATCGGTCATATATAAAAGAGGATTCATACAGATTTAAATATTCTCCTAGGAAGTCGTTAAAAGTTATTGATAATAAAGTAATAATCCTTATGTAAAGTGGAATCCGCCAGTGTTCTTTTTTCTCAAAAATCATATAGATGAGCCAAAAGAAAAGATTACCAGAAGCCATTCTCATATAGTCGAAATTTTTGATTTTAAAAAGAGCTATTATACAAAAGATTTGAATAATGATAAATAGCAAATCCACAGCTTTTTCTATATATGTTTTTGACAGTTTAGACACCCCAGATTTTGTGCTTTTTACAGTCATTTCTGTTTTCTAAATGCCAACAAAGTTGTTTTCAATGAAGCATAAGAACCAATTGCAGCATATCCATAGAACCAACCCATAAAAAGCCCCGGAAAAAAATGGTGGCGATGGCTAATAAAAATTGAAATGATTAAACCAAGAATAAGAGCTATGGTTGGTACATATTTTTTCTTTATTTTCAAAAAAACCTTTATCAGCTGAGTAATCAACATTACTAATGGAACTGCGATTACTGCATCCCAAAAGCTTGTATGAATTGTCGGAAAGTCCACACTAATACACCTTCTTAATATGACTAAATCATTGGAAAACAAAAGACTGCTAAAAAAATATAACAACATTAATATTCACTAGATAATATAATTTTATCCAAGTAAGTTCTAGTTGGATTTCATAACGAGGTATGGGTCAGGGTACTTCACTCAGAAAGAATTGGAAGGATCGGGTATACTTGAAAAGGAATGAATTTTTACATAACATCGGAGGAAGCATCATGGATTTACGTAAGAAGAATTTGTTATCATTGTTGTTTCAGGTTTAGTGTTAGTTAGCGGAGGAACGATAGGTTACCAGTTTTACCAAGAAGAAAAGGAAGAAGCTGTGATTGAAACACAACAAAAGGCTGAAAGAAAAGCTATCCGTGAGGAGAGTGAATTAGCTGAAACGAAGGTGATTAGTGCAGAAATGAATCCAACACAAGAGAACATTGAAGCAGCTGAAGAAGCGGTGTATTTACTGTAATCATATTATGTTAACTGTACATAGACACATTAATAAAGTATTTTCCAAGTTTTCATATTTTAGTATATTGCTCGTAAGTGAAAGCCTTTTCATATAGAGGATCCTTCAGTATAATAAAAC
This Neobacillus sp. YX16 DNA region includes the following protein-coding sequences:
- a CDS encoding alpha/beta fold hydrolase, with the protein product MMSKEFEVTIPGQFPLAATLTIPEGSNEKYPLVVMVHGSGPTDRDSNAKGMPMNIFKELSEVVAEEGFASIRFDKRGVGASKGDYYETGVQDLIDDTQAVLEFAKKHPNIDRENVILLGHSEGSILVPFVNEKVPVDGIILLAGTAEPLAETMTWQREAIMNDVKSVKGFQGWILRLLKVDKKITKMQDDLIKALLASDEPVIKFKGKKINAKWNREHVHFDVSQPLQKVTCPVLAITGTKDVNVKVSDLVKIKALVPGECETHIIQDMTHLLRKTDVEYSISKIMNHNKKSLKHPMDSELKDIISNWLRNWMGRQAKIDKSEMLVK